A stretch of Cylindrospermopsis curvispora GIHE-G1 DNA encodes these proteins:
- a CDS encoding UvrD-helicase domain-containing protein — protein sequence MVELKHPVKLAIADSFLDQFGRLPKNIQSKVTSFLNRFKQNPTSSGINYETIKDCKDNRMRSVRIDLEYRAIILKPETGNLYPLLWVGKHDLAYFWAQKRVCQINQISGALQIIDTEEIQNTTERLTTQKQEQPGRFDHIKDEDLMRLGVPQMLIPALRKLVTDADVDNILSHLPQECTDRIIMLAAGYKLPEIYQLIETPKTTIDVENIETALENQDTLSRFVVITEDIELEEMLAAPLEKWRVFLHPSQRKLVERDWNGPVRVLGGAGTGKTVVALHRAKWLVHHRFNMPGDRILFTTYTRNLSIDIASSLKTIVTPEEMERIKVVNLDKWLLEFFKQQNINIKIAYDKETRPLWEKAYNKREEANLSLDFYKQEWEEIIQTNECKNLRDYLKVVRTGRGTRLNREQRQKVWKVIEEYMNLLSEEGLREPKDAMRDAIEILKQNPRGIKYQSVIVDEAQDMSKIAFELIRAIVGPAKPNDIFIVGDGHQRIYGSAVKLSQCDIDIRGRSKKLILNYRTTDENRKWATDILSPLTIDDLDGGIDNLKEYRSLLHGEKPIVKGFNSIEEEIEYILNFLREINKTEKESVTCIALRTKELIERYKEGLKELEIQEIIGEQEERGERIRIATMHRVKGLQFDHIILPSVNADIIPFKSALERSADLTAKEQFLTRERCLVHVAATRAKKQILVTYYGKPSPFLNLS from the coding sequence ATGGTCGAATTAAAACATCCCGTCAAATTAGCCATTGCAGACAGTTTTTTAGACCAGTTTGGGCGATTACCCAAAAACATTCAGAGTAAAGTTACCTCCTTTCTCAATCGGTTCAAACAAAACCCCACCAGTAGTGGAATTAACTATGAGACCATAAAAGACTGTAAAGATAACCGCATGAGGTCAGTGAGAATAGATTTAGAATACCGGGCAATTATTCTCAAACCAGAAACCGGGAACTTGTATCCTTTATTATGGGTAGGTAAACACGATTTAGCCTATTTTTGGGCCCAAAAAAGAGTTTGTCAAATCAATCAGATATCTGGAGCTTTACAAATTATTGATACAGAAGAAATACAAAATACAACAGAAAGACTCACCACACAAAAACAGGAACAACCCGGGCGATTTGACCATATCAAAGACGAAGATTTAATGAGATTGGGCGTACCACAAATGTTAATTCCTGCCCTGCGAAAACTAGTTACAGATGCAGACGTAGATAACATACTATCACATCTTCCCCAGGAATGTACAGACCGTATAATTATGTTAGCAGCTGGCTATAAACTTCCAGAAATCTACCAATTAATAGAGACCCCCAAAACAACTATTGATGTAGAGAATATAGAAACAGCGCTAGAAAATCAGGACACCCTGAGTCGGTTTGTAGTTATTACTGAAGACATAGAACTAGAAGAGATGTTAGCAGCACCCCTAGAAAAGTGGCGTGTATTTTTACATCCTAGCCAGCGTAAACTAGTAGAACGAGACTGGAATGGTCCCGTTAGAGTTTTAGGAGGTGCAGGGACTGGCAAAACCGTAGTCGCCCTACACCGAGCTAAATGGTTAGTGCACCATCGTTTTAATATGCCAGGCGATCGCATATTATTTACGACCTACACCAGGAATTTAAGCATAGACATAGCATCAAGTTTAAAGACAATAGTTACACCAGAAGAGATGGAGCGGATAAAAGTAGTAAACCTAGATAAATGGCTACTAGAGTTTTTTAAACAACAGAACATAAACATTAAAATTGCCTATGATAAAGAAACCAGACCATTATGGGAAAAAGCATATAATAAAAGAGAAGAAGCAAATTTAAGCCTAGACTTTTATAAACAAGAATGGGAAGAAATAATACAGACAAACGAATGTAAGAACTTGAGAGACTACCTAAAAGTAGTAAGGACAGGGAGAGGGACAAGATTAAATAGAGAGCAGAGACAGAAAGTGTGGAAAGTGATAGAGGAATATATGAACCTGCTGAGTGAAGAGGGGTTAAGGGAACCAAAAGACGCCATGAGAGATGCCATAGAGATATTAAAACAAAACCCCAGAGGGATAAAATATCAGAGCGTCATAGTAGACGAAGCCCAGGACATGAGCAAAATAGCATTTGAGCTAATTAGAGCCATAGTAGGGCCTGCAAAACCCAACGACATATTTATAGTAGGGGATGGGCACCAAAGGATTTATGGGAGTGCGGTGAAATTGAGCCAGTGCGACATAGATATTAGAGGGAGGTCAAAAAAACTGATTTTAAACTATCGTACCACAGACGAGAACCGCAAATGGGCCACAGACATATTATCACCCCTTACCATAGACGACCTAGATGGTGGTATAGACAACCTAAAAGAATATCGTTCCTTATTGCATGGAGAGAAACCCATAGTAAAAGGATTTAACAGCATAGAAGAAGAAATAGAATACATTCTAAATTTTTTAAGAGAGATAAACAAAACAGAGAAAGAGAGCGTAACCTGTATAGCATTAAGAACCAAAGAACTGATAGAGAGATACAAAGAAGGGCTAAAAGAACTAGAGATACAAGAAATAATTGGAGAGCAAGAAGAGAGAGGAGAGAGGATAAGAATAGCCACCATGCACCGAGTAAAAGGATTACAATTTGACCATATAATTTTACCCAGTGTAAACGCCGATATTATTCCTTTCAAGAGCGCCCTAGAGAGGTCAGCGGATTTAACAGCTAAAGAGCAGTTTTTAACCAGAGAGAGATGCTTAGTGCATGTAGCTGCGACCAGAGCCAAGAAACAGATTTTAGTTACCTATTATGGTAAACCCAGTCCCTTTTTAAACTTATCCTGA
- a CDS encoding IS630 family transposase, whose product MRNLVFLDESGINLGMSRLFARSQDGQRAIGSVPGNKGKNISLIGALNMDGILAAMTVEGSTNTEVFVTYVNQVLVPQLWKGAIVVMDNLKVHYAERVRLSIESVGAKVKFLPPYSPDLSPIELCWSKLKQFLRSREARTLEALNEAMTSAVNYITAEDALNWFNYCGLLT is encoded by the coding sequence GGTTGTTTGCCAGAAGCCAAGATGGACAAAGAGCAATTGGTAGCGTACCAGGAAACAAGGGCAAAAATATTTCTCTGATTGGTGCTTTAAATATGGATGGAATTCTGGCAGCAATGACTGTAGAGGGAAGCACAAATACAGAAGTATTTGTCACTTATGTAAATCAGGTTTTAGTACCTCAATTATGGAAAGGGGCTATTGTTGTTATGGATAATTTAAAGGTTCATTATGCCGAGCGCGTGAGATTGTCAATTGAATCAGTCGGTGCAAAAGTTAAGTTTTTACCCCCCTATTCTCCAGACTTATCTCCGATAGAATTGTGTTGGTCAAAATTAAAGCAATTTCTCCGTAGTCGTGAGGCACGAACATTAGAAGCCCTAAATGAGGCCATGACAAGTGCAGTAAATTATATTACAGCAGAGGATGCGCTTAATTGGTTCAATTATTGTGGTTTACTTACATGA
- a CDS encoding DNA/RNA non-specific endonuclease encodes MVKLKTLFLVSFAFILVLHGARQIELKAQQKTKQESPHLLLGNPSSAKNSIDSSNNYLMVKKQYALSYNRSHGTANWVAWELNQSWLGNAERQDNFRPDPTLPKQWKRIKPSIYKSSGYDRGHLVPSGDRTANIEDNSSTFLMTNIIPQTPDNNRNTWGNLEDYSRDLVEQGKTLYIIAGTWGSQGKINNLVNIPKYTWKIIVVLDRPSRISDVTPNTQVIAVNIPNQEELDNDWKKFLTTVDQLEKLTKYDFLSNVPTPIQDVIECNIAKL; translated from the coding sequence ATGGTAAAGCTAAAAACACTGTTCTTGGTTAGTTTTGCATTTATCCTAGTTCTACATGGAGCAAGGCAAATAGAATTAAAAGCCCAGCAAAAAACTAAACAAGAGTCACCACATTTATTGCTAGGTAATCCCAGCAGCGCTAAAAACAGTATTGATAGTTCAAATAACTATCTGATGGTCAAGAAACAATACGCTTTATCTTATAATCGCAGTCATGGGACTGCTAATTGGGTAGCCTGGGAACTTAACCAATCGTGGCTAGGAAATGCAGAAAGACAAGATAATTTCAGACCTGATCCAACTCTTCCGAAACAGTGGAAACGAATAAAACCAAGTATTTATAAGAGTTCTGGATACGATAGAGGACATTTAGTTCCTTCTGGAGATAGGACGGCAAACATTGAAGATAATTCATCTACCTTCCTTATGACTAATATCATTCCACAAACGCCAGATAATAATAGAAACACCTGGGGGAACCTAGAAGATTACAGCAGGGATTTAGTAGAACAAGGTAAAACCCTATACATTATTGCTGGTACTTGGGGAAGTCAAGGAAAAATCAATAATCTGGTCAATATCCCCAAATACACTTGGAAAATTATTGTTGTACTGGATCGACCGTCACGGATTTCAGATGTTACTCCTAACACCCAGGTGATCGCTGTTAATATTCCTAACCAAGAGGAACTAGACAATGACTGGAAAAAGTTTTTGACAACTGTTGACCAACTTGAGAAACTCACTAAATATGATTTTCTCTCTAATGTTCCTACTCCTATTCAAGACGTTATTGAATGTAATATAGCAAAGCTATAA
- a CDS encoding DEAD/DEAH box helicase: MIPSVLANQIRNYVEDFISTTFHPTNSPFKNLIGDFLHPPIIREREGESGEESGVYQPGNNVCKGPYVSLGMPFKTGSIGRDFFPHIPLDFIPYLHQQEAFTRLMPPHYHSTLIATGTGSGKTECFLIPVLEHCRIYSQEGGIKAILIYPMNALATDQAKRIAKFINSIPSLKGKVTAGLYVGEEDENPTKVMTKEKVITDKQILLASPPDILLTNYKMLDYLLIQPNSQSLWQNNQPNTLRYLVVDEFHTFDGAQGTDLACLLRRLKYRLQVPENFLTCVGTSATLGVGSNAKGSGNILRYAETIFQECFDDQALIEEKRIPDMEFLAGSLLNVIPIPTQDYKEVLSAENYLFPADYIRAQAELWLQRSGGYGISEPGADLGEEWCLELGRDLKTLPIVHNLVRILSKKSYTYDEIIEQIGRRLHFPNNNSPENRYFNFLLLDSIFSLMAVARSQDVANSSVVRPWANLKVHVWFRELKRMVATVEPTPRLLFSDDLTAEIKEKTKTMPVIHCRSCGMTGWGAIKRSQNDDKLILNLQDFYQAFFSYNPLTCFIFPKNNPKNNLDPAFAARLCSKCLKINLPDAVTCHSCNSQELIDVEIPDILKVKKANKQSKSVSTHDCPYCQATNSLSILGSQAASLTSTIVSTLYTTQFNQDKKLLAFSDSVQDAAHRAGFYNSRTYRTTLRTAIFQAVQNLSAGEGKISLKQLVEGFSDYWLTTLTKEGDKDYTKYVATFLPSDLHWLQEWEKLIENPDSLSKEELTRLLSFLKKRLEWEVVAQFSHRATIGTTLESSGLCSVGFNQSIIEQSVQELIIYLNNEIELLHGVSYPKVHEFIFGILNHLRLLGGIYQPVVANHGYIETGGNHFVWSKLWFMPKFSYSATIPRFLTTNNGENSWEAVFSNSTRGSWCENWTERVFSSFGLLMREQCKQILYQTLDILTKTKILERRKSEKGDVWGIPMNVMEIFPQGDVFLCDSCNHSVTLSPHAGVGGACYNSKCNGKYQIPSSGLVYYSQLYQRGQVHRVFAQEHTSMLSRPHRENLERLFITSARACDPNLISATSTLEMGINIGDLSSIVLCSIPPNSANFQQRVGRAGRKQGNALISAIATGKAHDLFFYADPGELIDGRVEPAGCYLNAAAILKRQLTAFCLDCWVTQGVSKEELPIQLQKSLDAVDKCDEGRFPYTWLKFIERHKKKLLDDFLSLFTNLREGREKTRDNTQYEDYNRVDGEYLRKELGAFIGITPGDGIHLDILERLKEINKERKRIKNLIDSIGRTIKKMGEKPDAIQNLPNNQDLKQELEEEKLAFQQLIKEINQKNLFNFLTDEGMLPNYTFPQAGVTLRSVILRRQKLDEDSSNRETTYKNLTPFAYTYERPSQIAIRELVPGCVFYAEGRSITIDQIDLKLSEPEKWRICRNCHYAAPDFSNSQKTCPRCGDTMWGDQGRLHDVLRLKQVIATTSDRESRFGDENEDRDSSFFKNHLLVDFDPSFKEYTYLVKSTEFPFGFEYISRTKFREINLGKTLPHGKNVEIAGENFFTEGFRICKGCGKILRKNNTQSSREREHALTCKWRERPEAAETIETLYLYREFESESIRFLMPDQRFWSEQGLHSFIAALQLGLKQKFGGRVDHLQITQVQEPQPDNKLRKSFLYLYDTVPGGTGYLRQLCENRVDSRPEDLRQVFQQALNVLINCSCQERGEDGCYKCLFAYRNSFHQDFTSSKVAQSLLSEILNHWSDLGEEKSQNLSGLSINSDLESELESKFIQALTSYTRNGEETKLQPLLLHGKKAYYLKIGEMAWNIELQVPLGKEEGLPLNCRADFVFYPAHSRVNSLPIVVFTDGWEYHQERIDQDLEQRLGIIKTGDYWCWSLTWADIDKQLNQKTTFYNSTTDYGGTKSGTDSSLNNPQINQRRKELYEHYQCSQLAHLEDKSSWEWLMDYLYSPIDSLWQNWALLRTILQAQKKNQTPPAIEDFLAPQLEMWNRPQNYHSGVIELSKNLEIFTLVDHKRNKELNKNGSLVLIRLQEIYQSDWQEMLRMLNLYQFLPYTYAMTTTSDRDNLSTMVPTWETRLDTNIHNNISRGVNKEWQSIKELIIEEDLVPWIDQMIENQWNLPVVGYELENKKGAVIASAELSWVEEKVSIVTTVEDKHIFEQTGWHSLLVEEVSSQIENLNQFLKTTIKERR; the protein is encoded by the coding sequence ATGATACCATCAGTACTGGCAAACCAAATTCGCAATTATGTGGAAGACTTTATTTCTACTACTTTTCATCCGACTAATAGTCCTTTTAAAAATTTAATTGGTGATTTTTTACATCCACCTATAATAAGAGAAAGAGAGGGAGAATCAGGAGAAGAATCAGGGGTTTATCAGCCTGGAAATAATGTGTGTAAGGGACCCTATGTTTCATTGGGTATGCCTTTTAAAACTGGCTCTATTGGTAGGGACTTTTTCCCCCATATTCCCCTAGATTTTATCCCCTATTTACATCAACAAGAGGCTTTTACTCGCTTGATGCCTCCCCATTATCATTCTACTTTAATTGCAACGGGGACTGGGTCAGGAAAAACAGAGTGTTTTTTAATTCCTGTTTTAGAACATTGCCGAATTTATTCTCAAGAAGGGGGAATAAAGGCAATTCTCATCTATCCGATGAATGCCTTGGCAACGGATCAGGCTAAACGAATAGCTAAGTTTATTAATTCTATTCCTTCACTAAAGGGGAAGGTTACGGCGGGGTTATATGTGGGTGAGGAAGATGAAAATCCCACTAAGGTGATGACTAAAGAAAAGGTTATTACTGATAAACAAATACTCTTGGCATCTCCCCCGGATATTCTGCTGACCAATTATAAAATGTTAGATTATCTGTTAATTCAACCCAATTCTCAATCTCTATGGCAAAATAATCAACCAAACACTCTCCGCTATCTGGTGGTAGATGAGTTCCATACTTTTGATGGTGCCCAAGGGACTGATTTAGCTTGTTTATTACGTAGGCTGAAATATCGCTTGCAGGTACCTGAAAATTTTTTAACCTGTGTGGGAACTTCTGCTACCCTGGGAGTGGGGTCTAATGCCAAAGGGTCAGGGAATATTTTACGCTATGCTGAAACTATATTTCAAGAGTGTTTTGATGACCAGGCCTTAATAGAAGAAAAACGCATTCCTGATATGGAGTTTTTAGCGGGAAGTCTACTGAATGTAATTCCCATACCTACTCAAGATTATAAAGAGGTTCTGAGTGCCGAAAATTATCTGTTTCCAGCAGATTATATTCGCGCCCAAGCTGAACTTTGGTTACAAAGGTCTGGGGGATATGGCATATCAGAACCTGGTGCAGATTTAGGAGAAGAATGGTGTCTAGAATTGGGTAGAGATTTGAAAACCTTGCCTATTGTTCATAATCTGGTGCGAATTCTGTCTAAAAAGAGCTATACTTATGATGAAATTATAGAGCAGATTGGTCGTCGTCTTCATTTCCCTAATAATAATAGTCCGGAGAATAGGTATTTTAATTTTTTGTTGTTGGATAGTATATTTTCTTTAATGGCTGTAGCTCGCTCTCAAGATGTGGCTAATAGTTCTGTGGTAAGACCTTGGGCTAATTTAAAGGTACATGTATGGTTCCGGGAACTAAAACGAATGGTGGCTACCGTCGAACCAACACCACGGCTTTTATTTTCCGATGATTTAACAGCAGAAATTAAAGAAAAAACTAAAACTATGCCTGTTATTCACTGTCGTAGTTGTGGTATGACAGGATGGGGTGCAATAAAAAGATCCCAAAATGATGATAAATTAATTCTAAATTTACAAGATTTCTATCAGGCATTTTTTAGTTATAATCCTCTGACTTGTTTTATTTTTCCTAAAAATAATCCCAAAAATAATCTAGATCCTGCTTTTGCTGCTCGTCTTTGTTCCAAGTGTTTAAAAATTAATTTGCCTGATGCAGTTACTTGCCATAGTTGTAATTCCCAAGAATTAATAGATGTAGAAATTCCAGATATACTGAAAGTAAAAAAAGCAAATAAGCAGTCTAAGTCTGTTTCTACTCATGACTGTCCTTACTGTCAAGCTACTAATAGTTTATCTATTTTAGGTTCTCAAGCTGCTAGTTTGACCAGCACTATTGTGAGTACCCTTTATACTACTCAGTTTAATCAAGATAAGAAACTGTTGGCTTTTTCTGATTCAGTTCAAGATGCAGCCCATCGCGCAGGATTTTATAATTCTCGAACCTATCGCACTACCCTTAGAACAGCTATTTTTCAAGCAGTGCAGAATTTAAGCGCGGGAGAGGGAAAGATAAGTTTGAAACAACTAGTAGAGGGTTTTTCAGACTATTGGTTGACTACCTTAACCAAAGAGGGTGATAAGGATTACACTAAATATGTGGCCACCTTTCTTCCCAGTGATTTACATTGGTTGCAAGAATGGGAAAAACTGATAGAGAATCCCGACTCTTTAAGCAAAGAGGAACTTACTCGTTTGCTGAGTTTTTTAAAAAAACGTCTGGAATGGGAAGTTGTAGCTCAGTTTAGTCATCGCGCTACCATTGGTACCACCCTCGAGTCTAGTGGGTTATGTAGTGTGGGTTTTAATCAATCTATTATTGAGCAGTCTGTACAAGAATTAATTATTTATTTAAATAATGAGATAGAGCTATTGCATGGTGTGTCATACCCCAAAGTGCATGAATTTATATTTGGTATACTTAATCATCTACGCCTTTTAGGGGGCATATACCAACCTGTAGTGGCTAATCATGGGTATATTGAAACAGGGGGTAACCATTTTGTATGGAGTAAGTTATGGTTTATGCCTAAATTTAGTTATTCAGCTACTATTCCTAGATTTTTGACTACCAACAATGGAGAAAATAGCTGGGAGGCAGTTTTTTCTAATTCTACTAGAGGAAGTTGGTGTGAAAACTGGACAGAACGGGTGTTTAGTTCCTTTGGTTTATTGATGAGAGAACAGTGCAAACAAATTCTCTACCAGACCCTGGATATACTGACTAAAACGAAGATTTTAGAAAGGAGAAAATCGGAAAAAGGGGATGTGTGGGGAATTCCTATGAATGTGATGGAGATTTTTCCCCAGGGTGATGTTTTTTTATGTGATAGCTGTAATCACTCAGTCACTCTCTCCCCCCATGCTGGGGTAGGAGGTGCTTGTTATAACAGTAAATGTAACGGAAAATACCAGATTCCCAGTTCAGGTCTAGTTTATTATTCCCAACTTTATCAAAGGGGTCAGGTTCACCGGGTGTTTGCTCAAGAACATACAAGTATGCTTAGTCGTCCACACCGGGAGAACTTAGAAAGATTGTTTATTACTAGTGCCCGTGCTTGTGACCCTAATTTGATTTCTGCTACCTCTACTCTAGAAATGGGTATTAATATTGGTGACTTATCTAGTATTGTCCTTTGTTCCATTCCCCCCAATAGTGCTAACTTTCAACAACGGGTAGGAAGAGCAGGGCGAAAACAGGGTAATGCACTCATCAGTGCGATCGCTACTGGAAAAGCCCATGATTTATTTTTCTATGCAGATCCTGGGGAATTGATAGATGGGAGGGTAGAACCAGCGGGGTGTTATTTAAACGCAGCAGCTATATTAAAAAGACAGTTAACAGCTTTTTGTTTAGACTGTTGGGTGACCCAGGGGGTAAGTAAGGAGGAGTTACCGATTCAATTGCAAAAGAGTTTAGATGCGGTAGATAAGTGTGATGAAGGACGTTTTCCTTACACCTGGCTGAAGTTTATTGAGCGTCATAAGAAAAAGTTGCTAGATGATTTTTTGTCTTTGTTTACAAATCTAAGGGAAGGAAGGGAGAAAACCAGGGATAACACTCAATATGAAGACTATAATCGTGTGGATGGGGAATATTTAAGGAAAGAATTAGGTGCTTTTATAGGGATAACTCCAGGAGATGGAATACACCTGGATATATTAGAAAGGTTGAAGGAAATAAATAAAGAGCGTAAGCGTATAAAAAATCTAATAGACTCTATTGGAAGAACCATAAAGAAAATGGGTGAAAAACCGGATGCGATTCAAAATTTACCGAACAACCAGGATCTAAAACAGGAACTAGAAGAGGAAAAACTAGCCTTTCAACAACTAATTAAAGAAATTAATCAGAAAAATTTGTTTAACTTTCTCACAGATGAGGGGATGTTACCCAACTATACCTTTCCGCAAGCGGGGGTAACCCTGCGCTCTGTCATTCTCCGTCGACAAAAACTGGATGAGGATAGCTCCAATAGAGAAACTACTTACAAAAACCTAACTCCCTTTGCTTATACTTATGAGAGACCGAGCCAAATTGCTATTAGAGAACTTGTACCTGGTTGTGTGTTTTATGCAGAGGGTAGATCTATAACCATAGACCAAATAGATTTAAAACTATCTGAACCAGAAAAATGGCGCATCTGTCGCAACTGTCATTATGCTGCACCTGATTTTTCTAATAGCCAAAAAACTTGTCCTCGCTGTGGAGACACCATGTGGGGAGACCAAGGTAGATTACATGATGTGTTACGTCTCAAACAAGTAATAGCCACCACCTCAGATAGGGAAAGTCGGTTTGGGGATGAGAATGAAGACAGGGACTCTAGTTTTTTTAAAAACCATTTGTTAGTAGACTTTGACCCATCCTTTAAGGAGTACACTTATCTGGTAAAGAGTACAGAATTTCCCTTTGGATTTGAGTATATATCCCGAACCAAATTCCGAGAAATAAATTTGGGCAAGACCCTCCCCCACGGGAAAAATGTAGAAATAGCAGGAGAGAACTTTTTTACAGAAGGATTTCGTATTTGTAAGGGGTGTGGGAAGATTTTAAGAAAAAATAACACTCAATCAAGTCGAGAACGGGAACATGCTCTAACGTGTAAATGGCGAGAACGACCAGAAGCAGCGGAGACCATAGAGACCCTTTATTTATACCGAGAATTTGAGTCCGAATCCATTAGATTTTTAATGCCAGATCAAAGATTTTGGAGCGAACAGGGGTTACATTCCTTTATTGCTGCATTGCAATTAGGCTTGAAACAAAAATTTGGAGGAAGGGTAGACCACCTGCAAATTACCCAAGTGCAAGAACCCCAACCAGATAATAAACTGCGTAAATCCTTTCTTTATTTGTATGATACCGTACCCGGAGGGACTGGTTATTTGCGACAGTTGTGTGAGAACAGGGTAGATAGTAGACCAGAGGATCTGCGCCAGGTGTTTCAACAGGCTTTAAATGTATTAATTAATTGCAGTTGTCAAGAAAGGGGAGAAGATGGTTGTTATAAATGTTTATTTGCCTATCGTAATAGCTTTCACCAAGACTTTACTAGTAGTAAAGTAGCCCAATCCCTACTGAGTGAAATTTTGAACCACTGGTCAGATTTAGGAGAAGAGAAGAGCCAAAATCTTTCTGGTCTGTCCATTAACTCCGACCTAGAAAGTGAACTAGAGTCTAAATTCATTCAAGCTTTGACAAGCTATACAAGAAATGGAGAAGAAACCAAATTACAACCATTGTTACTCCATGGCAAAAAAGCCTACTACCTAAAAATAGGGGAAATGGCTTGGAACATAGAGCTACAAGTTCCTTTAGGTAAAGAAGAAGGACTACCTCTAAATTGCAGAGCAGATTTTGTGTTTTATCCCGCCCATAGTCGGGTTAACAGTTTACCCATAGTAGTATTTACTGATGGATGGGAGTATCACCAAGAAAGAATAGACCAGGATTTAGAGCAACGTCTAGGGATTATAAAAACCGGAGATTATTGGTGTTGGTCACTGACCTGGGCGGATATAGATAAACAATTAAACCAGAAAACCACCTTTTATAACTCCACCACTGATTATGGGGGGACTAAATCTGGAACGGATTCCTCATTGAACAATCCACAGATTAATCAGAGAAGGAAAGAACTATATGAACACTACCAATGTAGTCAACTTGCCCATTTAGAAGATAAAAGTAGCTGGGAATGGTTAATGGATTATCTTTATTCTCCCATAGATAGTTTGTGGCAAAACTGGGCACTGCTGCGTACTATCCTACAGGCACAGAAGAAAAACCAGACCCCCCCTGCTATAGAAGATTTTTTAGCACCCCAACTAGAAATGTGGAATCGACCTCAAAACTATCATAGTGGAGTAATAGAATTATCAAAGAATCTAGAGATCTTTACCCTAGTTGACCACAAGCGAAATAAGGAATTGAACAAAAATGGCAGTTTAGTTTTAATTCGGTTGCAAGAAATTTACCAATCGGACTGGCAAGAAATGCTACGCATGTTAAACCTCTATCAATTTTTACCCTATACTTATGCCATGACCACAACCAGTGACAGGGACAACCTTAGCACCATGGTTCCCACCTGGGAAACCAGGTTAGATACAAATATACATAATAATATTAGTAGAGGTGTAAATAAAGAATGGCAGAGTATAAAGGAGTTAATCATAGAAGAGGATCTAGTACCTTGGATTGACCAGATGATAGAGAACCAGTGGAATTTACCAGTAGTGGGCTATGAATTAGAGAACAAAAAGGGAGCAGTGATAGCCAGTGCGGAACTAAGCTGGGTAGAAGAGAAAGTAAGTATTGTCACCACAGTAGAAGACAAACATATATTTGAGCAAACTGGGTGGCATAGCTTATTAGTAGAAGAAGTATCCTCCCAGATAGAGAACCTAAACCAGTTTTTAAAAACAACTATTAAGGAGAGAAGATAA